The DNA sequence CGACACCGACAACGACGTGTGAAGCGACGGGAAGACGTTCGTATTCACGTTCACTTGTCGTGTGAGAATCTGCGTCTGCGGATACGTTACGTAGAGAAGCGACTCGACCTGACCGGGGAGGAGGTTCCGCGGTCCGTACGAAATAAACAGGATGTAGCAACACAACCCGATACCGTAGTTGACTGCGTACGCGACTGCAGTGAGTTTCAACGGCCGACGGTCGGTGGCGACGAAGTACGCCACGAACGGGAAGGTGAGCAAGAAGACGTACCCCGAGAGATAGATGGCCGAGAGGACGGCTGTGAGTGTCGGCGTGGCGAGTGACTGGACGTGCATGACGAAGTTGCCCTCGACGGCGTAGATGAGACCGGTCACGTTCCACCCGAGAAGCCACGAGACTTCGGGACCGACGTCGCGTGCTAACTTGTTCACCAGCAGGACGACGACGAGGAGTCCGAGGTACTTCGACGCGTCACGAGCGCGCTCACGAAACGTCC is a window from the Haloferax litoreum genome containing:
- a CDS encoding phosphatase PAP2 family protein, coding for MNAPPLVSMLVSVLGGGAAALFVATLGIVGPTRVRDAYGTFRERARDASKYLGLLVVVLLVNKLARDVGPEVSWLLGWNVTGLIYAVEGNFVMHVQSLATPTLTAVLSAIYLSGYVFLLTFPFVAYFVATDRRPLKLTAVAYAVNYGIGLCCYILFISYGPRNLLPGQVESLLYVTYPQTQILTRQVNVNTNVFPSLHTSLSVSAALVAVRTYGEYPVWALVAPILASAVAFSTMYLGIHWALDVVAGALLGVASVEIADSVVDARTDETSST